Below is a window of Ammoniphilus sp. CFH 90114 DNA.
ACTCCCAGAGTGTCCGTTTTCAATACCGCACGGCTTTGTCGGGAGGGCATCGAGATAACACGCTCGAGGAACACCAAATGATTGTGGACGCAGTTGCCCAACGTGACCCGGTCGCTGCAGAACAAGCGATGAGGAAACACCTTTATCAAGTGTTGATCGCGCTTCAGCATTTCACAAAGGGGATGTAAGCTACATAAAGCCCACCGACAAGGATCACCTTGTGGGTGGCTTTTTTTATAATTTGCTGTCGGGGGCAAGCAGTCATAGGCATAGATGGAAAACTGATCCATTCACCTCGTTGCACAGAACGAACAGGCAGGATAAAGTGGTGGCTATATTGAAAAATTGAAGGATACAGATTCAATTCAATTCTGTTAGTGAGGGATATAATGAACAATGGCTACGGAACACCTCTGCTGCTGGCTTCTTCCTGAATTTGGATGTAAATGAGGAGGAAAGGTATTCTTGCACACCCGTTGATTCTTTTACGTTTGCCAGTACAGGAATGGATGGAATCCATTACGCCTTATTAACTGATTTTGGTCTTGTCAAAGCTTTAGATGAAGCGCCTGTGATACGTATTTCACCGATGGATAGTGATAGAGTACAGTTGGTTTCACGGAATCTTTCTGACTTTTTTTCATTACATTTCTTCGACGAGCTGCTTTTGTTGAATGAGTTTTCGAGTGAAAAGGCATATCTTGAGAGTATTTGCAAGGAAGAAGAAAAGGATCTTCATTCGAGGGTGGTTAAAGAAGTACAGGAAACGTTCAACCTATCGGCTATCCCAAATGCTTTCCAATATATTCAGGAATTACGGTTAGAACGAAAGGCAAAGATTTCTATTTCGACTGAGGATTCTCTAGCTGTATTATCTTTGACTCCACTAGGGATCTCCCGAGATCAAGAACTCCTACTCGCTTCCGTACGAAACCTGCAATATTCGTTTAATTCCGATGAAGCCATGGTTCAGCGCTACGCCAATGAATTGATTAAGATGGGAAGGGTTCATGAAGCAGAGTCTTTAATCGCTCGTTTGTTAATTGAGTAATGTAAAAGAAGGAAGTTTTCTCGAAAGAACGAGAAGGCTTCCTTTTCTTTTAGCGGGATTAATCAGACATCATCCCTTATTAGAAGAAAATAGATGGGTTTGGGACCGAATTTCTTAAAATAAAGGTCTGTAGTCCGCAAGGAGCTAAAAACCCTTCAATTTCATGAGCGGAACCTGTGTCCGGCAATAGAAAAGTGCTTCACGTTATCCTAAAACGTAAGTAATAGCTTGTTATCTGGAGGTACCAAGAATTGTTGGTACTTTTCGCCAACTGGCTTCGTTGGTACACTTTTTTTAGATCATATTTCTCTAGAAAGAGGAGAACGAAACAATGAAGAAACGTGTACGCAATACATCTGCTTTTACCTTTTTAGCTTGGGCTGCGTTTAGCTTGGCTTGTGCTTTTTTCTTTATCGGGATCTATAACATGGACGCTCCGCTAGTGGAGAAAGGGTACTATAGTGTGACAGGGTTGTTTTTGATTTTTAGCTCCTTTGTTTTGCAAAAGGTCGTGCGGGATAATCAGGAGGACGCGGATTTCGAACCAGCGGTCAAAGAAGATCATCTATAAGATCAGTTGGAACCTTACCCAGAGAGGGGAGGTTCCTTCGATGTTTGCGAGGTTCTAAATGGGCCGTTTCATAAATTTTATGATTTTTATAGAGTTTAT
It encodes the following:
- a CDS encoding YiaA/YiaB family inner membrane protein — encoded protein: MKKRVRNTSAFTFLAWAAFSLACAFFFIGIYNMDAPLVEKGYYSVTGLFLIFSSFVLQKVVRDNQEDADFEPAVKEDHL